Genomic segment of Streptomyces longhuiensis:
CCATGCTGTACGGCACCTTGGCGGTGAGCCAGAGCTTGGCCCGGTTGACGATCGCCGCGCGGGTCGTGGCCGGCAGTCCGGTCACGCGCCCCAGGGGCGAGGCCGGGCGACCCACCGGCCCGTGCAGCGGGCCCGACCCGCCCTGCGGGGTCGGCGGCTCGTCCGAGAACGGCACCCCCGGCCTGGCCGGTCCGTGGTCGGCCGCGACGGCGGGGACCGCGTGCGCGCCACCGATGACCGTGCCGGCCGCGGCCGCGAGGACGAGGGCACGCCGGGCGCCGTGGGCGGCGGGGTGGCCGCCGAGACCGATCGTCAGCGACGACGGGGAGCTCCGGGCGGCACTCCGCCAGTGAAGGCACCCCGGGCAGTCGCAGTCGCTCGCAGGATCGAATTCCTCGAACACCGGAGCCTTCATGCGATTCCCCTCACACTCCAGAATGAAATGTCCAACAATCTGCACAAACGGAAGCCTCTCAACTCTCTGGAGATATCGCATGTTGACGGTCCGAATGATTGATTTACCGGATAAATAGGGCGATACGGACAGGCGTGGTGGTCCGGAGCACCTCCGGGATTCGGGTAGAGTTCTCCAGGTCAGCAGGCGCCGCTAGCTCAGTTGGTTAGAGCAGCTGACTCTTAATCAGCGGGTCCGGGGTTCGAGTCCCTGGCGGCGCACAGACACGGTGAAGGCCCTCCACGAAAGTGGGGGGCCTTCACTCATCGGCGGGCCCACCCCGACGCAGCGAGAGCGGCTGGGGGTCCGGGGGTTCCCCCCCGGGAAGACACAGCATCAGCGGGTCCGGGGTTCGAGTCCCTGGCGGCGCACAGACACGGTGAAGGCCCTCCACGAAAGTGGGGGGCCTTCACTCATCGGCGGGCCCACCCCGACGCAGCGAGAGCGGCTGGGGGTCCGGGGGTTCCCCCCGGGAAGACACAGCATCAGCGGGTCCGGGGTTCGAGTCCCTGGCCGCGCACAGACACGGCGAAGGCCCTCCACGAAAGCGGGGGCCTTCACTTATCGGCGGGTCCCCGCGTGATGGGCCCCTTTCTGCTGCTCGGGGGGCTACGGCAGCCGCTGCTGCAGATAACGTGGGCCCATGGCGCGCGACCTCCAGGAGCAGATCAAAAAGCTCATCATCGACCGGCGGCTTCCCTCCGGTGCCTCCCTGCCCACCGAGCCCGAGTTGATGGAGCTCCTCGGCGTCAGCCGGAACTCCGTGCGCGAGGCGCTCAAGGCCCTCCAGGCGATGGGCATCGTGGAGATCCGACACGGCTTCGGCACCTACGTCGGGCCGATGTCCATGGCCCCCATGATCGAGGGGCTCACCTTCCGCACCGTCGCCGGGCACTACCGCGGCGAGGACAGCCTGCTCCAGCTCCTCGAACTGCGCGAGGCCGTCGAGACCGGCCTCATCGCGCGCCTCGCCGGCCGCGTCCCCGAGGCCGACCTGACCGAACTGGACGCCCTCGTCGACCGCATGGACACCGAGGCGGCCACCGACGGCGCCGTGAGCCCGGGCACCGACCGCGCCTTCCACGCGACGCTCTACCGCGGCCTCGGGAACCCGCTGCTCGGCGAGGTCATGGAGGCGTTCTGGGACGCCTTCCACCGGGTGCGCACCGACCTCGTCGCCATCCCGCACGACCCGAAGGTCACCGGACTCCAGCACCGCGAGATCGTCGACGCGGTGCGCTCCGGCGACCCGCTGCGTGCGGAGCGCGCCATAAGGGAGCACTTCGGCGACATCCGCACCCGGCTGAGCACCCCGACCGGCAACCCGACGAGCACCCCGAAGGGCACCCCGTGAGCAGGGCGTGAACACCCCGGCGCGCGCCCGACGAGCAGCGTCCGCGCCCCCGGCGCGCGCTCCGTGAGCAACTCCTGAGCACCCCATCCGCCCCAACAGGCGTGCCAAATCGCACGTATGACCGGTAAACAGCTTGTTTCGCTTCGTATCGCCCTTGCGATCATGATGAAGTGCGTAGAACCCTGTCCTGGAGCCATTGGCTCCGATGAGGCAGGCGGCACACGGCAGTTGGGACCGGCACTCGGCCGGCGCCGGTTGCGCTCGACTCAGGGGTGGGGGCCCCGTTCATGAAGCGATGCCGAGGGGGGCATCATGCAACCGGAAGGCCGCCGTCTCAGTCTTAGACGGGGGACCGTGGCCTGCCACTGACACGTCCGGCGAGGTCGAGGGGGACCGAACCGGACGGATGACCGACGACCACGCAGTGACTTGCGTGCGGGGGGAATGACTCATGACGTCGACGCCGACAGGCGCCCGGCAGAACTTCGACCCGTCCCAGACCACCCAGCTACGCGTGCCGCCGCATCGGACCGGCGGCTTCCGTCGCATCAAGAAGGCCCTGCCGCGCTACGACTACGAGCACTACAGCCGGCTCGCGGGGCCGCTGACCCAGCCCGATCCCGGCAAGCCGTACAAGGTGCAGTACCGCTCACTGCTCTCACAGGAGCCGCACCGGCTGCGGGCCGCGCTGATGCTGGGCGCCGCGCCG
This window contains:
- a CDS encoding FadR/GntR family transcriptional regulator, with the protein product MARDLQEQIKKLIIDRRLPSGASLPTEPELMELLGVSRNSVREALKALQAMGIVEIRHGFGTYVGPMSMAPMIEGLTFRTVAGHYRGEDSLLQLLELREAVETGLIARLAGRVPEADLTELDALVDRMDTEAATDGAVSPGTDRAFHATLYRGLGNPLLGEVMEAFWDAFHRVRTDLVAIPHDPKVTGLQHREIVDAVRSGDPLRAERAIREHFGDIRTRLSTPTGNPTSTPKGTP